One genomic region from Granulimonas faecalis encodes:
- a CDS encoding phosphoglucomutase/phosphomannomutase family protein: MRYIRFNNDGWYARYDDGLNKTNVVRVADAAAARWADVFGGGTVHIGYDTRRHAPELAAAAAAAVGAWGLDARLSDGPCPMPALNFATRSDPSAVGALMLTADHRNADYLGIRVRNNDSSAIGRDEAGAIEDLVSQELGEAQGPFTLEESVGPFLAHMASLVDVRRIRNARLDCILDPMYGTARGHAATLLRSLGVGVVEIHGDTVDDFCGTHPEVVEPWLDDLEYMTGQTQVDFGTAIDGPSNRAAAVDGEGNLVAAPKLHALVLMHLIKNRGLSGRIVLPRFSSVVIRRVAESLGCDVTLVPPGPTWPFEEIRQGGVITTSDGLGGICVPSLDPERNAFVTMLLLVELLAYEGVSLREMAANLDRAVGSMEYGHREIRMDPGRCAVLRNLLPGTNPEGLCAKKPVSVSHADGLRVQFDDDSWLFIRPSMSEPLVRIYGEGVDRADRDELLDMAKSYVTSL; the protein is encoded by the coding sequence ATGCGCTACATTCGCTTCAACAACGACGGATGGTACGCGCGCTACGATGACGGTCTGAACAAGACCAACGTCGTGCGCGTCGCCGACGCCGCCGCGGCCCGATGGGCCGACGTCTTCGGCGGGGGCACCGTCCACATCGGTTACGATACCCGGCGCCATGCCCCGGAGCTCGCCGCCGCCGCTGCTGCCGCGGTGGGGGCCTGGGGCCTTGACGCCCGCCTCTCCGACGGGCCGTGCCCCATGCCCGCCCTCAACTTCGCCACCCGGTCGGACCCGTCCGCCGTTGGCGCCCTCATGCTCACGGCCGACCACCGCAACGCCGACTACCTCGGCATCCGGGTGCGCAACAACGACTCCTCGGCCATCGGCCGCGACGAGGCCGGCGCCATCGAGGATCTCGTGTCCCAGGAGCTCGGCGAGGCTCAGGGCCCGTTCACGCTCGAGGAGAGCGTGGGCCCCTTCCTCGCTCACATGGCCTCCCTGGTCGACGTGCGTCGCATCCGCAACGCCCGTCTCGACTGCATCCTCGACCCCATGTACGGCACCGCGCGCGGCCACGCCGCCACCCTGCTCCGCTCCCTGGGCGTGGGTGTCGTCGAGATCCACGGGGATACCGTCGACGACTTCTGCGGCACGCACCCGGAGGTGGTGGAGCCTTGGCTCGACGACCTCGAGTACATGACGGGCCAGACCCAGGTTGACTTTGGCACCGCCATCGACGGCCCCTCCAACCGCGCTGCCGCCGTCGACGGCGAGGGCAACCTCGTGGCCGCCCCCAAGCTCCACGCCCTCGTGCTCATGCACCTCATCAAGAACCGCGGCCTCTCCGGCCGCATCGTGCTCCCGCGGTTCTCCTCCGTCGTCATCCGGCGGGTGGCCGAGTCGCTCGGCTGCGACGTCACCCTCGTGCCGCCCGGTCCCACCTGGCCGTTCGAGGAGATCCGCCAGGGCGGTGTCATCACCACGAGCGACGGCCTCGGCGGAATCTGTGTCCCCTCGCTCGACCCCGAGCGGAACGCCTTCGTCACCATGCTGCTCCTCGTGGAGCTCCTGGCCTACGAGGGGGTCTCCCTCCGGGAGATGGCGGCCAACCTCGATCGCGCGGTCGGGTCGATGGAGTACGGCCACCGGGAGATCCGCATGGACCCGGGCCGCTGCGCCGTGCTTCGCAACCTCCTCCCCGGGACCAACCCCGAGGGCCTCTGCGCCAAGAAGCCGGTGTCCGTGAGCCATGCCGACGGCCTGCGGGTCCAGTTCGACGACGACTCCTGGCTCTTCATCAGGCCGTCCATGTCCGAGCCGCTGGTGCGCATCTACGGCGAGGGGGTCGACCGTGCGGACAGGGACGAGCTCCTGGACATGGCGAAATCCTACGTCACCTCCCTCTGA